From a single SAR324 cluster bacterium genomic region:
- a CDS encoding caspase family protein produces MKPQSAIRIIVIMLVAFLSTSAMAETRGMKKITTKPEETKAEFTKPARNPEDPDYYALLIGNNEYQHWPKLSTAVKDVEGMYEVLKSVYGFQDSNIFLYKNASRRDIQEGFSQLRKHARDQDNVLIYYGGHGHFDETDRGYWVPVEGATDDVFDYISNDDILGMLAAIKANHKFLISDSCFSGNLLTKSRGLQKNVDPRASRFFQEKSRLASVQGMTSGGNEPVSDGGAQWGGHSVFAFHLIAQLRANHDPYLSASILGNKLAELVANDTASMHGGGVGQTPIIQPIKGQRDQGGEFFFLRQAQLDKKIVVVYVPSDKTEFEETTLESKNIIQKAITDKLSSLGFPFDPITETISASDLGSKLPETLKQKEAGIALVFQISGEIIREATLMWQGKSRLAVGMDAYILEDSQLKLIERYEIQPQVLPIRKWDESAAFLGTQYQRTAEKVVKYWSEERLGQFLFNLAFIH; encoded by the coding sequence CCACAATCCGCGATTCGAATTATAGTTATAATGCTGGTAGCCTTCCTATCGACCAGTGCAATGGCTGAAACACGGGGAATGAAGAAAATTACGACCAAACCTGAAGAAACAAAAGCAGAGTTCACTAAACCTGCGAGAAATCCTGAAGATCCTGATTATTATGCTCTGCTGATCGGCAACAACGAATATCAGCACTGGCCTAAACTAAGCACCGCGGTCAAAGATGTTGAAGGGATGTATGAGGTTCTGAAAAGCGTTTATGGCTTTCAGGACAGTAATATTTTTTTGTATAAAAACGCATCCCGCAGAGATATTCAGGAGGGGTTTTCCCAACTGAGAAAACATGCACGGGATCAGGACAATGTACTCATTTATTACGGAGGGCATGGCCATTTTGATGAAACGGACAGAGGTTATTGGGTGCCGGTTGAAGGGGCTACGGATGATGTTTTTGATTACATTTCAAACGACGATATTCTCGGCATGTTGGCCGCGATCAAGGCGAATCACAAATTTTTGATTTCTGATTCATGCTTCAGCGGAAACCTGCTCACCAAATCACGTGGCCTCCAAAAAAATGTGGATCCTCGCGCGAGCCGGTTTTTTCAGGAAAAATCACGATTGGCCAGTGTCCAGGGCATGACCTCTGGTGGCAATGAACCTGTTTCTGATGGCGGTGCCCAATGGGGCGGACATTCCGTGTTTGCTTTTCACCTGATTGCCCAGTTACGAGCCAATCATGATCCCTATCTCTCAGCCAGTATTCTGGGAAATAAATTAGCGGAACTGGTGGCAAATGACACCGCTTCCATGCATGGCGGAGGCGTGGGACAGACCCCTATCATTCAGCCCATCAAAGGTCAACGGGATCAGGGTGGTGAATTTTTCTTTTTAAGACAGGCCCAACTCGATAAAAAAATTGTCGTGGTGTATGTGCCTTCTGATAAAACTGAATTTGAAGAAACAACCCTGGAATCAAAAAATATCATTCAGAAGGCTATCACCGATAAATTAAGCAGTCTTGGATTCCCTTTTGATCCCATAACAGAAACAATTTCCGCCAGTGATTTGGGATCAAAACTCCCTGAAACGCTGAAACAAAAAGAGGCTGGAATCGCACTGGTTTTTCAGATTTCCGGAGAAATTATTCGTGAAGCAACACTGATGTGGCAGGGCAAGAGCCGACTGGCGGTTGGAATGGACGCCTATATTCTGGAAGATAGTCAATTGAAATTGATAGAACGGTATGAAATTCAACCACAGGTTCTTCCCATCAGAAAATGGGATGAATCCGCGGCTTTTCTGGGAACTCAATATCAGAGAACCGCTGAAAAGGTTGTCAAATACTGGTCTGAAGAGCGCCTGGGGCAATTCCTGTTCAACCTTGCGTTCATTCATTAA